From Deinococcus yavapaiensis KR-236, one genomic window encodes:
- a CDS encoding RNA ligase family protein codes for MQQRVKYPRTPHLPWSPGASADDTRMIDTRAFEGREVVVTEKLDGENTTLYRDGMHARSIDGRAHASRDWVKGLQGRVGYLIPEGWRVCGENLYARHSLAYEDLEGYFYLLSVWNETNTCLSWDETRLWAAELGVPTPRELYRGSWNEARVRALRIDEATTEGYVVRTAEGFAFQDFGRRVAKWVRRNHVQTDEHWMHAAIEPNKLREPT; via the coding sequence ATGCAACAGCGCGTGAAGTACCCTCGCACGCCTCACCTCCCGTGGTCGCCCGGCGCGAGCGCCGACGACACCCGCATGATCGACACGCGCGCCTTCGAAGGGCGCGAAGTCGTCGTGACGGAGAAGCTCGACGGCGAGAACACGACCTTGTACCGTGACGGCATGCACGCCCGCTCCATCGACGGTCGGGCCCACGCGTCACGCGACTGGGTGAAAGGCTTGCAGGGGCGCGTCGGATACCTCATTCCCGAGGGGTGGCGCGTGTGCGGCGAGAACTTGTACGCGCGGCACTCCCTGGCGTACGAGGACCTCGAAGGGTACTTCTACCTGCTGAGCGTGTGGAACGAAACGAACACCTGCCTGAGTTGGGACGAGACGCGGCTGTGGGCTGCGGAACTCGGCGTGCCGACACCGCGCGAGCTTTACCGCGGGTCCTGGAACGAGGCGCGCGTTCGGGCGTTGAGAATCGACGAGGCGACGACGGAAGGCTACGTCGTGCGAACCGCCGAAGGCTTCGCCTTCCAGGACTTCGGTCGGCGCGTGGCGAAGTGGGTACGGCGAAACCACGTGCAGACCGACGAGCACTGGATGCACGCGGCGATCGAGCCGAACAAGCTGAGGGAACCGACGTGA
- a CDS encoding AAA family ATPase encodes MKAFLEALRGGAEPDFAEFARELGDVLPLLTDLPRTPQDPEWHGEGDVGTHTNLVLREAYELAEREGLGPRERFVLVLSAALHDLGKPLTTRTTLDDAGRARVVSPRHADRGRSYLAYRLPELGLPYDVVHAVMGLVGHHHDLGRTLDVGTESAYRRLARLADVRLLYLLEVADVRGRVAADRASKLEDLELFKLGAQEVGVWRGEDPYAAWSEVIDAQLRGFPSEYRDFVFGQGVLDFEAGVISTPHEAIARGYAARSGFARLVVTCGPSGAGKSAWVAETLEDFDIVSLDVLREELAGKRADQSFNGRVLQEAKERLRIALRAKRAVVWDATNTRRDFRGIPLRLGFEYGASTTLAVFQPPLDTIFERNPARAHAVPARVVASQVENAEFPYETEAHRTLVLDEFLRVVRRAPRG; translated from the coding sequence GTGAAGGCTTTCCTGGAGGCGTTGCGCGGTGGCGCCGAGCCGGACTTCGCCGAGTTCGCTCGTGAACTCGGAGACGTGCTGCCCCTGCTGACTGACCTGCCGCGCACGCCTCAGGACCCCGAGTGGCACGGCGAGGGCGACGTCGGCACGCACACGAACCTCGTGCTGCGCGAAGCGTACGAGCTCGCCGAGCGAGAAGGGCTGGGCCCCCGCGAGCGCTTCGTGCTCGTGCTGAGCGCGGCCCTGCACGATCTCGGCAAGCCCCTCACGACGCGAACGACCCTCGACGACGCGGGACGAGCGCGCGTCGTGTCGCCTCGACACGCGGACCGGGGGCGGTCGTACCTCGCGTACCGCCTGCCGGAACTCGGCTTGCCGTACGACGTCGTTCACGCGGTCATGGGGCTCGTCGGGCATCACCACGACCTCGGACGGACTTTGGACGTCGGCACCGAGAGCGCGTACCGCCGTCTCGCCCGGCTCGCGGACGTGCGCTTGCTGTACCTGCTGGAAGTCGCGGACGTGCGAGGACGCGTCGCGGCGGACCGCGCGTCGAAACTGGAGGACTTGGAGCTGTTCAAGCTCGGCGCGCAAGAAGTCGGCGTGTGGCGCGGCGAGGACCCTTACGCCGCTTGGAGCGAGGTGATCGACGCGCAGCTGCGCGGCTTTCCCAGCGAGTACCGCGACTTCGTGTTCGGGCAAGGCGTGCTGGACTTCGAGGCGGGCGTCATCTCGACGCCGCACGAGGCGATCGCGCGAGGGTACGCGGCGAGAAGCGGCTTTGCGCGGCTCGTCGTGACGTGCGGCCCGAGCGGGGCGGGCAAGAGCGCGTGGGTCGCCGAGACGCTGGAGGACTTCGACATCGTGTCGCTGGACGTGCTGCGCGAGGAACTCGCCGGGAAGCGCGCGGACCAGAGCTTCAACGGGCGGGTGCTGCAAGAAGCGAAGGAGCGCCTGAGAATCGCCTTGCGCGCGAAGCGGGCGGTCGTATGGGACGCGACGAACACTCGGCGGGACTTTCGCGGCATTCCGCTGCGACTCGGCTTCGAGTACGGCGCCTCGACGACCCTGGCCGTGTTCCAGCCGCCGTTGGACACGATCTTCGAGCGCAACCCGGCGCGCGCTCACGCCGTGCCCGCGCGCGTCGTCGCGAGTCAGGTGGAGAACGCCGAGTTTCCGTACGAAACCGAGGCGCACCGAACGCTCGTCCTCGACGAGTTCCTGCGCGTCGTTCGAAGGGCGCCGCGTGGCTGA
- a CDS encoding GAF domain-containing protein, with protein sequence MSASQRDAEASSPLPGEYVHHPHPTWSTDRDGRITVTNLALQEFLGVADTDIVGRTLGEFAHPEDRDALHDQERASYVLRLRRYDGQHRRVRVDARATPAGRVYAAVDVDWLDEAAESTRREDACDAANGEAVLHEQTEILSTLIRINETISAELDLGTLVQAVTDAGVDLTGAQFGAFFYNVVNEHQESYTLYTLSGVPRAAFERFPMPRNTHVFGPTFAGEGVVRAADITLDARYGRNAPYHGMPEGHLPVRSYLAVPVTSRSGQVLGGLFFGHEVADVFTERAEQLVVGLAAQTAVALDNARLYQQLQESHTQLERRVEERTGELEAQAVSLDAFAAFTEAVGTQTDVGALARQAVQTLHTRFASGSVGYYGRVNDRWVLQAWTHDMDAELLETLRAGLPLDTPVFAVPMETREPMFVDAWDAEREKVERSEEYSSVSNYPVVVNGEVHGFIAIGLRSARRWTARDQALVSAVGRGLALALERAEQTGSLEAQRDALVARTRALEAFSLLTRDLTVEADPTVLIRRAQEIVMPLVGQGYTLYWQPEGNLWRYRSLVGPLGNPLLQAVVDAGLPRGQADTLDRAWASRSPIFEDHYRQGADTDPELVRHVHAAAMLPVFVRGEPHGMIGMGLFEQRQWNAIDKAVLETVARSLGLALEGVESAQALKERTQELERSNEELERFAYVASHDLQEPLRTIASFTEVLNRRYADAFDDTGRKYLGLVTRGAERLKALIDDLLVFSRLNSVHEPHRPLSLEEPLQEALRHLHAAVEETGAVVTHDPLPQVTGDVSELTQLFQNLIGNAVKFRRDGVRPEVHVGLTRDAGAWHVTVRDNGIGFEPQYTERVFQIFQRLHVRERFEGTGMGLAIVRKIVEHHAGRVWAESVPGEGSTFHFTLPLDREDT encoded by the coding sequence ATGTCGGCTTCACAACGCGACGCCGAAGCGTCCTCGCCTCTTCCAGGAGAGTACGTTCATCATCCGCACCCGACGTGGTCGACGGACCGTGACGGACGAATCACCGTCACGAATCTCGCCTTGCAGGAATTTCTCGGAGTGGCCGACACGGACATCGTCGGCAGGACGCTCGGCGAGTTCGCGCATCCCGAGGACCGCGACGCTCTGCACGACCAAGAGCGCGCGTCGTACGTCCTGCGGCTTCGTCGGTACGACGGACAGCATCGCCGAGTTCGCGTGGACGCGCGAGCGACACCGGCCGGTCGGGTGTACGCGGCCGTGGACGTCGATTGGCTCGACGAAGCCGCCGAGTCAACGCGTCGAGAAGATGCCTGCGACGCCGCGAACGGGGAAGCAGTGCTGCACGAGCAGACGGAGATCCTGTCCACGTTGATTCGCATCAACGAGACGATCTCGGCGGAATTGGACCTCGGAACGCTCGTGCAAGCCGTGACGGACGCGGGCGTGGACCTGACGGGCGCGCAGTTCGGGGCGTTCTTCTACAACGTCGTGAACGAACACCAGGAAAGTTACACCTTGTACACCCTCTCGGGCGTGCCTCGGGCCGCGTTCGAACGCTTCCCTATGCCGCGCAACACGCACGTCTTCGGCCCGACCTTCGCCGGGGAAGGTGTCGTGCGAGCGGCGGACATCACCCTCGACGCTCGCTACGGACGCAACGCGCCGTACCACGGAATGCCCGAAGGGCACTTGCCCGTTCGCAGTTACCTCGCCGTACCCGTCACGTCGCGAAGCGGACAGGTGCTCGGCGGGTTGTTCTTCGGGCACGAGGTGGCGGACGTGTTCACGGAACGCGCCGAGCAACTCGTCGTGGGGCTCGCCGCGCAGACGGCCGTGGCGCTCGACAACGCGCGCCTTTACCAGCAGTTGCAAGAAAGTCACACGCAACTCGAACGGCGCGTGGAGGAACGCACCGGGGAACTCGAAGCGCAGGCGGTGTCGCTCGACGCGTTCGCGGCCTTCACGGAGGCGGTCGGAACGCAGACGGACGTCGGGGCGCTCGCTCGGCAGGCGGTGCAGACGCTGCACACGCGCTTCGCGAGCGGGAGCGTCGGTTATTACGGCCGCGTGAACGACCGATGGGTGTTGCAGGCGTGGACGCACGACATGGACGCCGAGTTGCTGGAAACCCTGCGGGCGGGCTTGCCGCTCGACACGCCCGTCTTCGCCGTTCCCATGGAGACGCGCGAACCGATGTTCGTGGACGCGTGGGACGCCGAGCGGGAAAAGGTGGAGCGCAGCGAGGAATACTCGTCCGTCAGCAACTATCCGGTGGTGGTGAACGGCGAGGTACACGGCTTCATCGCGATCGGCTTGCGAAGCGCTCGCCGTTGGACAGCGCGGGACCAGGCGCTCGTGAGCGCCGTCGGGCGCGGCTTGGCGCTCGCCTTGGAGCGCGCCGAGCAGACCGGAAGCCTCGAAGCGCAGCGTGACGCGCTGGTGGCCCGCACGCGCGCGCTGGAGGCGTTCTCGCTCTTGACGCGCGACCTCACGGTGGAGGCCGACCCGACCGTGCTGATTCGCCGCGCGCAGGAAATCGTGATGCCGCTCGTCGGGCAGGGGTACACCTTGTACTGGCAACCGGAGGGAAACTTGTGGCGGTATCGTTCCCTCGTCGGGCCACTCGGAAATCCGCTGTTGCAGGCGGTGGTCGACGCGGGCTTGCCGCGTGGTCAGGCGGATACCCTCGACCGCGCGTGGGCGTCGCGCTCGCCCATCTTCGAGGATCATTACCGTCAAGGCGCGGACACCGATCCGGAGTTGGTGCGGCACGTGCACGCGGCGGCGATGCTTCCGGTGTTCGTCCGTGGAGAGCCGCACGGCATGATCGGCATGGGGTTGTTCGAGCAGCGGCAGTGGAACGCCATCGACAAGGCCGTGCTGGAGACGGTCGCGCGCAGCCTCGGGTTGGCGCTCGAAGGCGTCGAGAGCGCCCAGGCGCTCAAGGAACGCACGCAAGAGCTCGAGCGCAGCAACGAGGAGTTGGAGCGCTTCGCGTACGTGGCGTCACACGATCTACAAGAGCCTTTGCGCACGATCGCGAGCTTCACGGAAGTGCTCAACCGTCGTTACGCGGACGCGTTCGACGACACGGGCCGCAAGTACCTGGGGCTCGTCACGCGCGGCGCCGAGCGCCTCAAGGCGCTCATCGACGACCTCTTGGTCTTCTCGCGCCTCAATTCCGTTCATGAGCCGCACCGCCCGCTCTCGCTGGAAGAGCCGTTGCAAGAAGCCCTTCGCCACTTGCACGCCGCCGTCGAGGAGACGGGCGCGGTCGTGACGCACGATCCGCTTCCGCAAGTGACGGGAGACGTGTCGGAGTTGACGCAGCTCTTCCAGAACCTGATCGGCAACGCCGTGAAGTTCCGCCGCGACGGCGTGCGGCCCGAAGTGCACGTGGGCTTGACGCGCGACGCGGGGGCGTGGCACGTGACGGTGCGGGACAACGGAATCGGCTTCGAGCCGCAGTACACCGAGCGGGTGTTCCAGATCTTTCAGCGCTTGCACGTGCGCGAGCGTTTCGAAGGCACGGGCATGGGGTTGGCGATCGTGCGCAAGATCGTCGAGCATCACGCGGGGCGCGTGTGGGCCGAGTCCGTTCCGGGCGAAGGCAGCACCTTCCACTTCACGTTGCCGCTCGATCGCGAAGACACCTGA